One segment of Malassezia restricta chromosome V, complete sequence DNA contains the following:
- a CDS encoding SET domain protein: protein MDAALHAYIAQASPHHAAHSKVAVSSSVEAGRGLVATCSYKPGEKVLVVPPRALLNPVQLTRGRRVSWTPLQAADSRRNAAPLSTHQLLACVLAMWHAQHQHVSSISPMDAFLLSLPTQFDTTPLTWALDGKASLLDALPPSATHKHRMVQARYEADWARVRALDKVTLASIWSCISFIPEPPPIDEHDFIWGWLCVNSRCVYMDLHYAKHEDNFTLAPLLDMANHTKHPKKECRVRFSSMDGLELYAPLEASLQEGEEVCITYGLHDNATLLTEYGFVLPHHVGEDDRQKQANHWHGNPHAGVWLDEAVEHMVQSQGEAGAWKRSLLQQAGYWGDYTIHPCPAPAHPSHRLHTALRLLCMDVDFHAQEHGGLHARLSTNPRTQSAYTPQDAERVWRLVMQGRREQVSASNEQSVRDMVISLCDDITSGHATRLDNLKGADNVSASMVRALLEEECHIASLVKASTERADPW from the exons ATGGATGCCGCGCTTCATGCGTACATAGCGCAGGCGTCCCCCcatcacgcagcgcatTCCAAGGTGGCCGTCTCATCGAGTGTCGAAG CTGGACGCGGCCTTGTTGCGACATGTTCTTACAAG CCAGGCGAAAAAGTGCTCGTCGTTCCCCCACGAGCACTTCTGAATCCAGTGCAATTGACCCGAGGACGACGCGTATCATGGACGCCACTGCAAGCAGCTGATAGCCGACGCAatgctgcgccgctttCGACGCACCAGCTGCTTGCGTGTGTCCTTGCCATGTGGCATGCTCAGCATCAACACGTCTCAAGCATTTCCCCTATGGACGCCTTTTTGTTGTCACTGCCAACGCAGTTCGATACCACTCCGCTCACATGGGCACTGGATGGAAAAGCGTCGCTGTTAGATGCTCTGCCACCCTCTGCGACCCACAAGCATCGAATGGTGCAAGCTCGTTACGAGGCAGATTGGGCTCGTGTGCGCGCTCTCGACAAGGTGACTCTAGCGTCCATATGGTCCTGTATATCATTCATACCCGAGCCACCTCCTATCGATGAGCACGATTTTATTTGGGGATGGTTGTGCGTCAATTCTCGCTGTGTGTACATGGACTTGCACTATGCCAAGCATGAGGACAACTTTACTCTAGCACCTTTGCTAGATATGGCCAATCACACGAAACATCCGAAGAAAGAATGCCGCGTGCGCTTCAGCTCGATGGATGGCCTCGAACTTTACGCACCTCTCGAAGCCTCGTTGCAGGAGGGCGAGGAAGTATGCATAACGTATGGCCTTCATGACAATGCCACACTTCTGACCGAGTACGGATTTGTGCTTCCTCACCATGTTGGTGAAGATGACCGGCAGAAACAAGCGAATCACTGGCACGGCAATCCTCATGCAGGTGTGTGGCTCGACGAAGCGGTAGAACACATGGTACAGAGCCAAGGTGAGGCAGGTGCGTGGAAACGCTCGCTTCTTCAGCAGGCTGGATACTGGGGAGACTACACTATACACCCCTGTCCGGCTCCGGCTCATCCTTCGCATCGCTTGCACACGGCGCTCCGCCTCCTCTGTATGGACGTTGATTTTCACGCACAAGAGCATGGCGGGCTACATGCACGACTTTCTACAAATCCACGCACGCAATCCGCATACACACCCCAAGATGCCGAACGTGTCTGGCGTCTTGTCATGCAAGGCAGGCGCGAGCAGGTATCGGCTTCAAATGAGCAGTCTGTCCGCGACATGGTCATCTCCTTGTGTGACGACATCACGAGCGGGCATGCCACGCGACTGGACAACCTGAAGGGCGCAGACAACGTTTCAGCGAGCATGGTACGTGCGCTACTAGAAGAAGAGTGCCATATAGCTTCGCTTGTCAAGGCGAGTACTGAACGCGCGGACCCTTGGTAG
- a CDS encoding peroxin-19 yields the protein MSEPRATTADDVDDLDDVLDEFDAVTKSEVPDGAETSMSESLDKDKGGAEESAEDPLSDEFVEELTKNMESFMEHLGKHMSDGKEPKLPPRPPSTSHTETSGGVPPAEDELMKQFEKLLSGNMEGLDKGASDDTSAQQTEPPSEKSFQDAVQATMNKLRQSNASANTQSKGADDPFAALGLDGNADISKMLEALSQPGEDGEASLSKVLAQMMEELMNKDVLYEPLKDMHSRFPSYLASSAAGSIDTETREKYVSQQTIMGDILAVFESPQYSDSNVELRKKVSDLVSRLQDLGTPPQELLGDMPPELAGINNMLGDGGDENCVLM from the exons ATGTCGGAGCCCAGGGCAACGACGGCAGACGATGTGGACGACCTAGACG ATGTGCTAGATGAATTTGATGCCGTGACAAAGTCTGAAGTGCCTGATGGCGCTGAGACTTCCATGTCGGAATCGCTGGATAAAGATAAGGGTGGTGCTGAGGAGTCTGCCGAGGATCCCTTGTCGGATGAATTCGTGGAAGAACTGACGAAAAATATGGAGTCGTTCATGGAACATCTCGGAAAGCATATGTCTGATGGTAAGGAGCCCAAGCTACCACCTCGACCGCcgagcacgtcgcacaCCGAGACGAGTGGTGGAGTGCCGCCGGCGGAAGACGAACTGATGAAACAGTTCGAAAAGCTCTTGTCGGGAAATATGGAGGGCCTGGACAAGGGCGCATCTGATGATACGAGCGCACAGCAGACGGAGCCACCGAGCGAGAAAAGCTTTCAGGACGCCGTCCAAGCCACTATGAACAAGCTGAGACAATCTAACGCATCGGCCAACACCCAGTCGAAGGGAGCCGATGATCCCTTTGCGGCGCTTGGTCTGGACGGGAATGCGGACATTTCCAAaatgctcgaggcgcttTCGCAACCAGGCGAGGATGGCGAAGCATCTCTCAGCAAGGTGCTTGCGCAGATGATGGAAGAGCTTATGAACAAGGATGTCTTATACGAACCGCTCAAGGATATGCACTCTCGATTCCCCTCTTACctggcgtcgtcggcagCTGGCAGCATCGATACCGAGACGCGTGAAAAGTACGTGTCACAGCAGACGATCATGGGCGATATTCTTGCCGTGTTTGAGTCGCCGCAGTACTCGGACTCGAATGTTGAGCTGAGGAAGAAGGTCTCGGATCTTGTTTCTCGTTTGCAGGACTTGGGCACACCCCCGCAGGAACTTTTGGGAGACATGCCACCGGAGCTTGCCGGCATCAACAACATGCTAGGCGATGGTGGAGACGAGAACTGTGTCCTTATGTAG